The window ACACTTTGTGGATTGGGACGGCCGGCGGCGGTATCAGCCGGTACCGGGACGGTAAGTTCGAGACGTTCGACACCAGGCGCGGACTTTCGAACGATTCCGCGCTTGCTTTTTACGAGGATTCTTCCGGCGCGCTCTGGATAGGCATCAATGGAGGCGGCTTGAACCGCTTCAAAAACGGACGCTTTATCGCCATTTTCGACGCTTTCTCGCAGGCGGACAGTTCCACTACCCGAAAATTCGGCGGCACAGGTCTGGGGCTCGCCATCTGCTATCGCCTCGTCCAGCTTATGGGCGGAAACATCTGGGTCGAAAGCGAGGAAGGCCGTGGCAGCCAGTTTCATTTCACGATTCGCGCCGGTTTTCCCCAATCCAAAGGACATTCGCAGACGGGCGAAGTGCCCGGACTCGCCGGGGGTTCCATTCTGGTTGTGGAGGATCATGTCACCGGCCGCCGCATCCTGTGCGAGACTTTAGTGCGCTGGGGACTGCCGCGGTTGCCGTTCCCGACGTGGCGCAAGCATTGGCCACGCTGCGCCAAGCCAAAGACGGCGGCACTCCGTTTTCGCTCGTGTTGACCGATATCCGCCTGCCGGTGGTAAAGTCACTCCGGACGGAACGCATACTGCCTCTTCCCCCACTACGATTGAGGGGTCGGGCGATATTTTTCAAACCGGCCTCGGCACATTCGTAGCCGGCAACACTTATACGCTTTCTTTCTGGGCCGGTCGGCCGAGGACGGAGCCCGACGGCGTTACCGCAGTCACTGGTTTTGAGCCGGCTGTTCGGGTCCTGCCAATCTGTCGATGAACTTCGACATCGCACCCGCTGTCCCTGAGCCATCTTCACTCTTGTTGATGTTCTCCGGACTCGGCCTAGCCGGTCTGGCTCTGGTACGGAGGCGTCGCCTAGCGCAAAGCTAAAGTCGCTTCATCCACCGCAGCGTGTGAGTTCGGCCGGTCCGGAAACTGGACCGGCCGTTCGTCGTCGTTACGGCTTTTGAGTTTCCGCTTTGCTCCGCACAGCGACTGCGCGCGCGTCCGAAGCAGCCTGCACCGCTTGCCGCGCGCTATCGATTACTCCTTTGAAGTTCTTCCCCGCGTAGAACGATTCGGCTTGGTTCAAATATGTCTGCGCCTTATCGAGAGCTTGCCCTGCCCCGTCGGCTCGCGCGATTTGCACCGCGTTTCGCGCCTGGTAAAGTTTCACAACCGCTTCGTATTCCTCCATGGAAACGCCCGGCTTCGTTTTCATGTGGGCGGAAGCTAACTGTGCGGCCTGCACGTTCAGCGTGTACTGCCCGCGCGGCATGAGTTCGTACTTGGCTTTCACTTCTTCCACTCGCCCAACGGTATCGGGCCGGACCGAACTCTCCACCGCCACGACATCGC is drawn from Terriglobia bacterium and contains these coding sequences:
- a CDS encoding ATP-binding protein, coding for TLWIGTAGGGISRYRDGKFETFDTRRGLSNDSALAFYEDSSGALWIGINGGGLNRFKNGRFIAIFDAFSQADSSTTRKFGGTGLGLAICYRLVQLMGGNIWVESEEGRGSQFHFTIRAGFPQSKGHSQTGEVPGLAGGSILVVEDHVTGRRILCETLVRWGLPRLPFPTWRKHWPRCAKPKTAALRFRSC